Proteins from one Sphaeramia orbicularis chromosome 17, fSphaOr1.1, whole genome shotgun sequence genomic window:
- the LOC115437115 gene encoding protein FAM102B-like encodes MSFILMKKKRFKFKVDFDLEELSSVPFVNGVIFCKVRLLDGGFAEESSREPVQANCVHWKRRFSFVCKMSANAGTGVLDPCVCRVSVRKEMKGGKTFAKLGFADLNLSEFAGSGSTTRRCLLEGYDTKNTRQDNSILKVVITTQLMSGDPCFKTPPSTAMTLGIPQAEAESLLEDRKGGDLHISHTVTETPGKSVSVPEELVAYGHSRTSSYASQHSKISGYSSNHSSLTELSHRRSPSGGSASTGIGSILEPSEQHSERGERENRSTPPVSATGPHAPENPSTPIKVIRHPIKQNSMENQLKRVDATRVDADDIIEKILQSQDFSHGFLDSSAEEEGLSLFVGPGGSTALGSQHTRVAAGAFEQVVIKR; translated from the exons ATGTCGTTTATTCTTATGAAGAAAAAAAGGTTTAAATTCAAGGTAGACTTTGACTTGGAGGAACTGTCATCGGTGCCGTTCGTAAATGGAGTAATATTCTGTAAAGTTCGACTCTTGGATGGTGGCTTTGCCGAGGAGTCTTCACG GGAGCCTGTCCAAGCCAACTGTGTACACTGGAAGAGGAGATTCTCTTTTGTCTGCAAGATGAGTGCAAATGCTGGAACAGGTGTACTAGACCCCTGTGTGTGTCGGGTGTCGGTGCGCAAG GAAATGAAGGGTGGAAAAACATTTGCAAAG CTGGGCTTTGCCGACTTGAACCTGTCTGAGTTTGCTGGGTCTGGGAGCACTACACGACGGTGTCTCCTAGAGGGTTACGACACTAAGAACACCAGACAGGACAATTCAATCCTCAAG GTTGTCATCACTACACAGCTCATGTCTggagacccctgttttaaaac ACCCCCATCTACAGCTATGACACTGGGTATTCCGCAGGCTGAAGCTGAGTCTCTCCTTGAAGATAGAAAAGGCGGGGACCTGCATATTTCCCATACAGTCACAG AAACTCCAGGGAAGTCAGTATCTGTCCCAGAGGAGTTGGTGGCCTATGGACACTCCAGAACATCAAGCTATGCAAGTCAGCATTCAAAAATCTCAG GTTACAGTTCAAATCACTCCAGTTTAACAGAACTGAGTCATCGAAGGAGCCCATCAGGAGGTTCTGCCTCCACAGGCATTGGTAGCATCCTGGAACCCAGTGAGCAGCATTCAGAGAGAGGAGAAAGGGAGAACAGGTCCACCCCCCCAGTTTCTGCAACCGGCCCTCATGCCCCTGAAAACCCTTCCACTCCCATTAAGGTTATCAG ACATCCAATAAAACAGAATTCAATGGAGAATCAGCTGAAGCGGGTTGATGCCACAAGAGTGGACGCCGATGATATAATAGAGAAAATCCTGCAGAGCCAGGATTTCAGCCATGGCTTCTTGGACTCCAGCGCAGAGG AGGAGGGGCTCAGCTTGTTTGTTGGTCCTGGTGGGAGTACAGCCTTGGGAAGCCAACACACAAG GGTCGCAGCTGGGGCCTTTGAGCAGGTGGTGATCAAGCGCTAG